The segment GAGTCTTTTGGTGGAAGTCTATGATCACGGCAAGCAGGAAAAGAATTTGCGATACCCATTATATACTTAAAGTCAATTAATATCAATACCATCAACATCAACTTGCAGGCCTTATAGCGAAGGTGTTGGTGGTGAAGGTGGTGTTAATTGTGCTCGTGATTTTAATGCAATATGGatcttttttttatctggttttaaTTGAGGCTTTGGACagtctaggtgaacatgtcagcctcattgGTGCTtacatagttccctactcaagggagaggtcaataaagtggtaaacactgattgctttgtctgataatatggatcttgttatctgaaataaagatgAATTGAATAGTAAAAGtcgttcagtatgacctacatataaTTTACCCCTTAGAATTTGGTAAGTGATAACGATAACAAAAGAACCCTGTATAATGCAAGCCAAAACTAAGTACCGGTATCAAGAAATACTAACctggccaattcgaacaatgatctagatatccactaaTAGATATTAAatagaaacgataacgagataattaagaaagtcatgtcaaatttgacaattccgcgattccgaatgtcctcttgaacgatatctttaagatttgcttaagatccaaaggatatctaatggatatcataatcccaaaacgtcacaataattgtagcgtgaaacgacaattggtttctcgaatcgaactgcaaaatataactacttgagaactaaactattaCGTACCTATtcgatctcgtattgttctcgtatcaagtaattatcacgttgttggAATATACCGGTAAGACCTTCCGaaaataaaattcttaaataacggaaataaatgtaaaatgttttaTAATCGTCGACTCTCATTATATTGAGCCTTCACATTTACCTTGGTCTTGGTTAtatgttatttatgttaaacATGTCGTGTTGATGACGATGTTAATGTTAcgaatacaatttaatttattaattttttgtttttaatttttgtgaatcttgatataaaaataaactaatatccAAATACATAATACTTACCTGTAAGTATTTggattttagtttagtttaaaattaactgATAATATTGACTGATGATATTTTACTTGGGAGAAGTTGGGTACCAGCGGAGAAGTTAGGGTTCCCGACGGTAGAAAGTTTTGCCAATCCTAATTTTCAATGAATTGCAACATTGATTACGAGGtttggaattttatttattttagaagtaCTTTACTATTACGAACTTCATTAATGTGTattatgttgccgctacaacaacaagtaataaaaataactatattaaaaattaagGGACGTATTTGTAAGTTTACATGTAAACCTCAAGCTCAGACATGTTAAGAAAAATGTACTGCAtgataacaaataataaaaattgctcAAGCCGGAGTAGGACTACAgaaaaacatttgtaaaataatcTGTGATATGCCTACAGAACCCTTAGGGCGCGAGTTCCTCAAGTAATAGTCAAGCAAGCATGGTAGATCAATGACCTATTGCATAATGCCAAAGTTGATTTCAAGTTCGAAGTCAGTAGTTATAACACGCCTATCAAGGTTAAATTAACGCACTATAAAAAGCGCGTTATcaacttacataattatttaaaacaatgtGAGTTAGTGGCTGACGCACGTAAAACCAGTGCAGACAACAAATCATAAGGATAAAAAAAGGAGTGAGCCATTTAAGTCAATGAACTTTTTAAAGGCAAAGGAGTGTTTTTGTTTGCAGTGcataatatgtaatgtaatgaagTAACAATCAAAGATAAACAGAAAGGGAAATCAAAAGAGAATAATGAAACTGACCAGTCTGTGCATCTTATACTTTTGTGTATTAACAGAAGCGACAAGTTTGTTCCCGTCAGTAGTATCTGAAGATGTAAATTTGAATTTCACTGGTCTCGCAAAGAAATATGGGCACCCTGCCGAAGAACATGAAGTGGTCACTGAAGATGGGTATCTTCTTACTTTATTTCATATTCCTGGAAAGAGAACAACTCCTGTACTTCTAATGCACGGGACAGGAGATCATGCTGAAAGTTTCTTATTACGAGGAAAAAGATCTCTAATAATCACATTAGCAGAAGCTAATTATGATATTTGGGTCGGAAATCTAAGAGGAAACAAATACGCTCGAAGACATGTCAAATTAAATCCAGATAAAGATCCCGAATTTTGGGATTACAGTTTTCATGAAGTAGGTCTATATGACCTACCAGCAACTATCGATTATGTTTTAAATGCGACTGGAAAAGAAAGCTTGAAAATAATAGGTCATTCACAGGGAACCACAATAAATTTCGTTCTTTTATCTTCAAAACCAGAGTACAATAATAAGATTAAACTGCTAATAGCACTGGCTCCAGTCGCTTTTTTGAACAACCTAGCACCACCTGTGTCAACTCTTTGCGAAGTAGGACCACTAATCGACGAATTTTCGAAGAGCCTTGGAATAGAAGAGCTCcctagtaaaaaaataccagTACCAAAGTTTAACAATTTAGAATGTACGGGAGGAGCAAACGACCACGTACTGTGCCTATTTTTACGAGTTTTTTATTCAACATTCTTTGATGCCAAGACGATAGAGCCGGAATTTTTTCAAATTCTTCTAGGTCATTACCCAGGCAACACTTCAAGAAAAACCCTAGTTCATTATAACCAAATTGCATTGCGCAAAAAATTTTCCAGTTTTGATTACGGTGTTGAAGAAAACTTTAAGCGTTACGGAAAAGGATTGCCTCCCGAGTATGATTTGCAAAAAGTGACTGTTAAAACTGCATTACTGATTGGAAGAGAAGATCGTCTGGCAACAGTACAGGATGCAGAGTTAATAAGAAAACTGCTTCCTAATGTTATTTTGTTCCACCTAATGAAGCCCAAAATGTGGAATCATATCGATTTCATTTGGAGAAACGAcatgaatgtttatttgtttcCTACTATATTAACGCTACTAGAAAAGTATGACTGACTGCATGGGTTTCTAAACATTAATagtgctactactactaaatgcCACTAAACAAACTCGAAACCGAGTGAAtaatgtcgagatccgacgccgcaccaaggtgcgAGATGTGGGAGACGTCATTACTAAGCTTAAATGTTGCtagcagagtgatggcaggtggtccaaaatgttgacggattggtggccgctttcggatgaaagaagcgcctggcgtccgtggATGACGTTTGAAAAATCgcgggcacttttggatgagactagcccagaaccgggataagtggcgtacacgaagagaatcctatgctcagcagtgggctactgaaggctaaaatgatgatgatgactactAAAtgcacaaaataaatgtaattaaatacaCAACATAGCATAGGTATTTTGAATGTTTATAGGGACCAAACTATAAACAGAGTAAACCTTGTAATTGAATAAGAGTAGGTCTATAACTTTATGACATTTATATAATACCAGAGACCGCCTTAACctgttttagttttatacaTTGCTTGCTAACCAGTAGATGACTAGTCAAGGGAACAAGTAAAATAACACTGTGATTTAAATATGAAGATAGCCATCAAAAGTCTAATGTTGAACCTCATCCTCCCGAAAATTTGCATCCCAACAAACGCATTTCTGTGCAATTCTTTACCACAAGAcggaaaacttaattttacggaACTTGGTGTAAATACATCATATTGACCATGTTTCACATAAAGGGAAAAAAGAAGAAAGCGTGTTTTTGTATTCCATGGAATTGCTGATACTGccgatatatttattattcgaGGCAAGACATTTTTGTTGATATTAGCTTTAGCAAATTCAGGGTAGGTACGATGTCTGGGTAGGGAATGCGAGGGGAAACAAATATGGCCGAAGACATGTAAAGTTAGACGCTGATAGACCTTCATTTTTGGGACTTGTCTTCGTGAAAATGGTGTTTACGATATCAATGCTGCTATgatagaatatattttttaacacaCCGGAGAGAAAAAGCTACAAACAATCGTGTTGTTGTCGTAGCGACCAGAATAcaatgagaaaattgaattgtTTATTTCTTTAGCCCCTGTGGCATTTCTGACTGATATAAGACCACCAGTGTCGACCATTGCGCAATTTGGACCTACCCTAGCAGAAGTATTCAAATCTATAGGTGTGAAACACGTTTCCTGAAAAATCACCCGTGACTAACTTTGTGAGATTCGTTTGCAATCAAGACATAACTATTTAGTTACGACATATGATTTTTGCTACCGGGTTTTATTTGGTTGGTTGGGTATATATTTATAGGATACTATCCCGGGGGAACTACAAAGAAGAATTAAATGCATGTCAATCAGCTTGTGTTAAGCAAAAGGTTTTGTGAATTTGACTATGAACCTAAAGGAAACTCAGATCACTATGGTTATCTTGTGCCTCCGgactataatttatatagtcaTTGCAAAAGTTACGTTGctagttttttaataaataaagttggTGAAAATGATGCACTATCCAAGGTAAAAGTCGTAGAAATACAACGAACAATTTTACCTAACATAATGTATTACCACATGATTACCACGTAATGGAGGACAAAGATTTGGAATCATATACTTCACTGTGGGCAATGACATGAACGTTACCCTGTTtccatttatatttaaattgttaGATAAGTAAATACaagtaaattaataacaaaattaaaaattttaggtcttagttgaaaaaaaaatcgttcatTTCAGGGTTATAGCTTACatgatataaatataagtcTTTGTGTAACTTGATATCAGGTTattctaaaattttaatttattacaaggTTAAAACCAATAAAACGTGTAATTCTAGTCTGAATATTCTATTATTAAGGAACATATgcacatttattataataacttaAACCATTGCTCATTATACtaaaagatttttattaaaatttgttattttctATGAGACTCGCGTGTCTAAGACTCGTGACACGGTATTAGATGACGAcatacgatatatatatattttttttaactatatgtataaataatagataataaatacacagaaaacaaaaataaacacctTTACTGGGAATCGCACTCAGGACCAGCTCTTTAGGAAGGGTCAGTGTACCAACACCAACTAGGCTGAGGTCGTTACGTCAATGAACGA is part of the Cydia strobilella chromosome 17, ilCydStro3.1, whole genome shotgun sequence genome and harbors:
- the LOC134748783 gene encoding lipase 1-like, which produces MKLTSLCILYFCVLTEATSLFPSVVSEDVNLNFTGLAKKYGHPAEEHEVVTEDGYLLTLFHIPGKRTTPVLLMHGTGDHAESFLLRGKRSLIITLAEANYDIWVGNLRGNKYARRHVKLNPDKDPEFWDYSFHEVGLYDLPATIDYVLNATGKESLKIIGHSQGTTINFVLLSSKPEYNNKIKLLIALAPVAFLNNLAPPVSTLCEVGPLIDEFSKSLGIEELPSKKIPVPKFNNLECTGGANDHVLCLFLRVFYSTFFDAKTIEPEFFQILLGHYPGNTSRKTLVHYNQIALRKKFSSFDYGVEENFKRYGKGLPPEYDLQKVTVKTALLIGREDRLATVQDAELIRKLLPNVILFHLMKPKMWNHIDFIWRNDMNVYLFPTILTLLEKYD